The Channa argus isolate prfri chromosome 22, Channa argus male v1.0, whole genome shotgun sequence genome has a window encoding:
- the pou4f3 gene encoding POU domain, class 4, transcription factor 3: protein MMTMNGKQHFSMHPALHEPKYPGLHSGSEGMRRVCLPAPQLQGNIFGGFDESLLARAEALAAADSIVSHGKSHPFKPDVTYHTMSSVPCTSASSSSSTTVPISHVPSTIASHQHHHHHHHHLGQTLEAGDLLDHLSTSLAVTGMGAPEPPGMNTPGHHHQHPHHHLQTMGQLHQAMATMAHPHSLSVHGGMACVSDVESDPRELEAFAERFKQRRIKLGVTQADVGSALANLKIPGVGSLSQSTICRFESLTLSHNNMIALKPVLQAWLEEAEAAYREKSSKPDLFNGNERKRKRTSIAAPEKRSLEAYFAIQPRPSSEKIAAIAEKLDLKKNVVRVWFCNQRQKQKRMKYSAVH from the exons ATGATGACCATGAACGGCAAGCAGCATTTCTCCATGCACCCGGCTCTGCACGAGCCCAAGTATCCCGGCCTGCACTCAGGCTCGGAGGGCATGCGCAGAGTCTGTCTGCCCGCCCCGCAG CTGCAGGGCAATATATTCGGAGGCTTTGATGAGAGCCTGTTGGCGCGGGCAGAGGCTCTGGCGGCTGCTGACAGCATTGTCTCTCACGGCAAGAGTCACCCGTTCAAACCAGACGTGACTTACCATACCATGAGCAGTGTCCCCTGCACCTCAGCCTCCTCTTCGTCCTCCACCACCGTGCCCATCTCCCACGTCCCCTCCACCATCGCCTcccaccaacaccaccaccaccaccaccaccacctcggACAGACCCTGGAGGCCGGAGATCTCCTGGATCACCTCTCCACCAGCCTGGCAGTTACCGGGATGGGTGCTCCGGAGCCTCCAGGGATGAACACGCCGGGGCACCACCACCAGCACCCTCACCACCACCTGCAGACCATGGGGCAGCTGCACCAGGCGATGGCCACCATGGCCCACCCCCACTCCCTGTCGGTGCACGGCGGCATGGCGTGCGTCAGCGACGTGGAGTCGGATCCAAGGGAGCTGGAAGCCTTCGCGGAGCGGTTCAAGCAGAGGCGGATCAAACTCGGGGTGACCCAGGCGGACGTCGGGTCAGCGCTGGCCAACCTCAAGATCCCCGGAGTGGGCTCACTGAGCCAGAGCACCATCTGCAGGTTCGAGTCTCTCACATTGTCCCACAACAACATGATAGCGCTCAAGCCGGTTCTCCAGGCCTGGCTGGAGGAAGCCGAGGCTGCGTACCGGGAGAAAAGCAGCAAGCCGGACCTTTTCAACGGgaatgagaggaaaagaaagcgCACCTCCATCGCCGCGCCGGAGAAGCGCTCCTTGGAGGCTTACTTTGCCATCCAGCCCCGGCCCTCGTCCGAAAAAATTGCGGCAATCGCCGAAAAACTGGACCTGAAAAAGAACGTGGTTCGAGTGTGGTTCTGCAACCAGCGGCAAAAACAGAAACGAATGAAATACTCGGCGGTGCACTGA